From the Gouania willdenowi chromosome 19, fGouWil2.1, whole genome shotgun sequence genome, one window contains:
- the grb7 gene encoding growth factor receptor-bound protein 7, producing the protein MMEVASGAWTEVFEASEQSEAEEALLGGSTLTLAPLVVDTHTVRRSQPILIAPNRAKGVDSLCSSVPTIPNPFPELCSPSKSPVLTSSYPPQPSDKYLIKVYGEDNHSRSVWIPSGSTAREVCHLLVHTAHCSDQENWALLELHPSLGLERCLEDHEVVLEVQGTWSLKGDTRFMFCKNYAKYEFFRKPTLFFPESMISDSADVSKGMTSSDLIQNLLKSGTCPEIQGFLHVKESSRKAWKKVYFFLRRSGLYSSSKGSSKEPRHLQYVADLEDLNVYVVVNSRKLYGAPSDFTFCIKPSRNPMRVQDLKILCAESEQTRTCWTSAFRLFKHGNQLQCNYQLSKSALKRTDESRLRDGKAQSEASLVAMDFSGKAGGRVIANPTEAMSAEREEGRAWRRREALRCSLPNLTSNPRPSSIHKTQPWFHGGVSRREAQRIIEKQGLVDGMFLIRESQQHAQCFVLSLCHKLKTKHYLVIPCEDGGRKYFTMDDGETLFIDLLQLVEFHQINRGILPVCLKHPCVCVAL; encoded by the exons ATGATGGAGGTGGCATCTGGAGCCTGGACTGAGGTGTTCGAGGCGTCTGAGCAGTCGGAGGCGGAGGAGGCGCTGTTGGGCGGCTCCACCCTCACTCTGGCTCCCCTGGTGGTCGACACACACACCGTCCGCCGCTCCCAGCCCATCCTCATCGCCCCCAACAG GGCTAAAGGCGTGGACTCGTTGTGCTCCTCTGTGCCTACTATTCCCAACCCTTTCCCTGAGCTGTGCAGCCCCTCCAAGTCTCCAGTTCTCACCAGTTCATACCCACCACAGCCCAGTGACAAATAC CTCATTAAGGTTTACGGCGAGGACAACCACAGCCGATCTGTGTGGATTCCCTCAGGATCCACGGCCAGGGAGGTGTGCCACCTGCTGGTCCACACGGCGCACTGCAGTGACCAGGAGAACTGGGCCCTGCTGGAGCTGCACCCGTCCCTCGGCCTGG AGAGATGTCTGGAGGACCACGAGGTGGTGCTGGAGGTCCAGGGGACATGGTCCCTCAAAGGAGACACCAGGTTCATGTTCTGCAAGAACTACGCCAAGTACGAATTCTTCAGGAAGCCGACG CTCTTCTTCCCAGAGTCCATGATCTCTGACAGCGCCGACGTCAGCAAAGGCATGACATCATCAGACCTGATCCAG AACCTGCTGAAGTCTGGGACGTGTCCTGAGATCCAAGGGTTCCTTCACGTCAAAGAGTCTAGCAGGAAGGCCTGGAAGAAGGTCTACTTCTTCCTGAGACGCTCCGGACTCTACAGCTCCTCCAAGGGCTCGTCCAAG GAACCCAGACACCTGCAGTATGTAGCGGACCTGGAAGACCTGAACGTTTATGTCGTGGTTAATAGTCGAAAACTATACGGAGCGCCGTCAGATTTTACCTTCTGTAtcaag ccGTCCAGGAATCCTATGCGTGTCCAGGACCTAAAGATCCTGTGTGCTGAGAGTGAACAGACGAGGACGTGTTGGACGTCTGCGTTCAGACTATTTAAG cATGGAAACCAGCTCCAGTGTAACTACCAGTTGTCTAAGTCGGCTCTGAAGAGGACAGACGAGTCCAGGCTTCGTGATGGAAAA GCTCAGTCTGAGGCCAGCCTGGTGGCCATGGACTTCTCAGGAAAAGCCGGAGGGCGGGTCATCGCCAATCCAACGGAGGCCATGAGCGCCGAGCGGGAGGAGGGGCGGGCctggagg AGGAGGGAGGCCCTGAGGTGCAGCCTGCCCAACCTGACCTCCAACCCTCGGCCCTCCT CCATTCACAAGACCCAGCCCTGGTTCCATGGGGGAGTGTCCAGGAGGGAGGCTCAGAGGATCATTGAGAAGCAGGGATTGGTGGACGG GATGTTCCTGATCAGGGAGAGTCAGCAGCACGCTCAGTGCTTTGTGCTGTCGCTGTGCCACAAGTTGAAGACCAAACACTACCTGGTGATCCCG TGTGAGGACGGAGGCAGGAAGTACTTCACCATGGACGACGGAGAGACGCTGTTCATTGACCTGCTGCAACTGGTGGAGTTTCATCAGATCAACAGAGGAATTCTCCCCGTCTGCCTCAAGCACCCCTGTGTCTGTGTGGCCCtctga
- the arf2b gene encoding ARF GTPase 2b produces MGNVFATLFKGLFGKKEMRILMVGLDAAGKTTILYKLKLGEIVTTIPTIGFNVETVEYKNISFTVWDVGGQDKIRPLWRHYFQNTQGLIFVVDSNDRERVNEAREELSRMLAEDELRDAVLLVFANKQDLPNAMNAAEITDKLGLHALRQRNWYIQATCATSGDGLYEGLDWLSNQLKNQK; encoded by the exons ATGGGGAATGTATTTGCGACCTTATTCAAGGGCCTCTTCGGCAAAAAAGAGATGAGAATTCTCATGGTCGGCCTTGACGCTGCTGGAAAAACAACAATCCTTTATAAACTCAAGCTTGGAGAGATAGTCACCACCATTCCCACCATCG GTTTTAACGTTGAAACTGTAGAATACAAGAACATCAGCTTCACAGTGTGGGACGTGGGCGGTCAGGACAAAATCAGGCCTCTGTGGCGTCACTATTTCCAGAACACTCAAG GCCTCATCTTTGTGGTGGACAGCAACGACAGGGAGCGAGTGAACGAGGCGAGGGAGGAGCTCTCCAGAATGCTCGCAGAAGACGAGCTCAGAGACGCCGTGCTGCTCGTTTTCGCAAACAAACAG GATCTCCCCAACGCCATGAACGCTGCTGAGATCACAGACAAACTGGGCCTCCACGCTCTGCGCCAGCGTAACTGGTACATCCAGGCGACGTGCGCCACCAGCGGCGATGGCCTGTACGAGGGCTTGGACTGGCTCTCCAACCAGCTGAAGAACCAGAAATGA